A single window of Methylomarinum sp. Ch1-1 DNA harbors:
- the rpoC gene encoding DNA-directed RNA polymerase subunit beta', whose protein sequence is MNFLKRQGRTDDFDSIRIGLASPDMIRSWSYGEVKKPETINYRTFKPERDGLFCAKIFGPVSDYECLCGKYKRLKHRGVICEKCGVEVTLSKVRRERMGHIDLASPVAHIWFLKSLPSRIALLLDMTLRAIERVLYFESFVVLDPGMTPMERGQLLTDDEYLDAVEEYGDDFDAKMGAEAIYDLLKSIDLQEEVKILREEINSTNSETKIKKFSKRLKVIDSLLASNNRPEWMIMTVLPVLPPELRPLVPLDGGRFATSDLNDLYRRVINRNNRLNRLLDLNAPDIIVRNEKRMLQESVDALLDNGRRGRAITGTNRRPLKSLADMIKGKQGRFRQNLLGKRVDYSGRSVIVVGPTLRLHQCGLPKKMALELFKPFIFSKLQLRGLATTIKAAKKMVEREGAEVWDILEEVIREHPVLLNRAPTLHRLGIQAFEPILIEGKAIQLHPLVCSAFNADFDGDQMAVHIPLSIEAQLEARTLMMATNNILSPANGEPVINPSQDVVLGLYFISREKVNARGEGGIFADVEEVFKALDSRQVELQSKIQVRVTEKVTNEDGEVAEKVSRKETTVGRALIWDIVPDGMPFDVVNVDMTKKNISKLINYSYRHLGIKDTVILADKLMYLGFKWATRSGVSFGIEDMEIPAKKAEIISNADMEVNEIQSQYASGLVTDGERYNKVVDIWSHANDQVAKVMMEGLGQDEVVNADGETVLQKSFNSIFMMAESGARGSAAQIRQLAGMRGLMAKPDGSIIETPITANFREGLDVLQYFISTHGARKGLADTALKTANSGYLTRRLVDVAQDLVISEDDCGTENGLTLMPIIEGGDVVEPLSERVLGRVNALDVTDQSGEKVLIPAGTMIDEHLVMVLEQNGIDQLLVRSIITCESRYGVCSKCYGRDLGRGHLVNIGEAVGVVAAQSIGEPGTQLTMRTFHIGGAASRSAAISNVQVKSAGIVKLSNLKTVKNREGNLVAVSRSGEVGIVDDYGRERERYKIPYGAVLSVEDGSEVKGGDIVVNWDPHTHPVITEVNGFIQLKEFIDGLSVQEQSDEVTGLTSRVVIDPKQRSAAGKELRPMVRLVDEHGELINLPGTDIPAQYFLPTGAIASIKDGGEVMVGDVLARIPQESSKTRDITGGLPRVADLFEARKTKDPAILAEATGMVSFGKETKGKQRIIITDSEGEQHETLIPKWRHITVFEGEFVDKGETIAEGELTPHDILRLRGIEDLANYLVKEIQDVYRLQGVKINDKHIEAIIRQMLRKVEITASGETDFVKGEQVERTLVNAINMQMEKEGKIPASFESLLLGITKASLATESFISAASFQETTRVLTDAAVRGINDGLNGLKENVIVGRLIPAGTGLAYHEQRRKKRQAEMVPEVEPPVQAVDTDEVEEALKQALNTE, encoded by the coding sequence GTCGTGCTCGATCCGGGCATGACGCCGATGGAGCGGGGACAGCTGCTAACCGACGATGAGTATCTCGATGCAGTGGAAGAATATGGCGATGACTTTGACGCCAAAATGGGTGCGGAAGCGATTTATGACTTACTGAAATCGATCGATTTGCAGGAAGAGGTCAAAATACTGCGCGAAGAGATCAATTCGACTAACTCGGAAACCAAGATCAAGAAGTTTTCGAAACGTCTGAAAGTCATCGATTCGCTGTTGGCGTCGAACAACCGTCCTGAATGGATGATCATGACGGTCCTGCCGGTCTTGCCACCGGAATTGCGCCCCTTAGTACCATTGGATGGCGGACGTTTCGCAACGTCGGATCTGAACGATCTATATCGTCGAGTCATCAACAGAAACAATCGCTTGAACCGTTTGTTGGACTTGAATGCGCCGGATATCATCGTGCGCAACGAAAAGCGTATGCTGCAGGAGTCGGTCGACGCGTTATTGGATAATGGACGCCGCGGTCGCGCGATTACCGGCACTAACAGAAGACCGCTGAAATCGCTGGCCGATATGATTAAAGGCAAGCAAGGTCGTTTCAGACAGAACTTGTTGGGTAAACGGGTCGATTATTCCGGTCGTTCGGTGATCGTCGTCGGTCCGACTCTGAGATTGCATCAATGCGGCTTGCCTAAGAAAATGGCGCTGGAGCTGTTCAAGCCCTTTATTTTCAGTAAATTGCAATTGCGCGGTTTGGCGACAACGATTAAAGCCGCCAAGAAAATGGTGGAGCGCGAAGGCGCCGAAGTCTGGGATATCCTCGAGGAAGTGATACGCGAGCACCCGGTATTGCTGAACCGTGCTCCGACTCTACATAGATTGGGTATTCAGGCCTTCGAGCCTATCTTGATCGAGGGTAAGGCGATTCAGCTGCACCCATTGGTTTGTAGCGCCTTCAACGCCGACTTCGATGGCGACCAAATGGCCGTGCATATTCCTTTGTCCATCGAGGCGCAATTGGAAGCGCGCACCTTGATGATGGCGACCAATAATATATTGTCTCCCGCAAACGGCGAGCCGGTGATCAATCCATCTCAGGACGTGGTTTTGGGCTTGTATTTCATCAGCCGTGAGAAAGTTAATGCTCGCGGTGAGGGCGGTATCTTTGCCGATGTCGAAGAAGTGTTCAAGGCGCTGGACAGCAGACAGGTTGAATTGCAGAGCAAAATTCAGGTGCGTGTGACCGAAAAAGTCACCAATGAAGATGGTGAGGTCGCAGAGAAAGTCAGTCGTAAAGAAACCACGGTCGGTCGGGCCTTGATTTGGGATATCGTCCCGGACGGCATGCCGTTTGATGTGGTCAATGTCGACATGACGAAAAAAAATATTTCCAAGCTGATCAACTACAGCTATCGTCATCTAGGGATCAAGGATACCGTTATTTTGGCCGATAAGCTGATGTATCTGGGCTTCAAATGGGCGACGCGTTCCGGCGTTTCATTTGGTATCGAAGACATGGAAATTCCGGCTAAAAAAGCCGAAATTATCAGCAATGCGGATATGGAAGTGAATGAAATCCAAAGTCAGTATGCCTCCGGCCTGGTGACCGACGGTGAACGCTATAACAAGGTCGTCGATATTTGGTCGCATGCCAACGATCAAGTCGCCAAGGTGATGATGGAAGGTCTAGGTCAGGATGAAGTCGTCAACGCCGACGGAGAAACGGTCTTGCAGAAATCGTTCAACTCGATCTTCATGATGGCGGAATCTGGGGCGCGGGGCTCCGCTGCGCAGATTCGTCAGTTAGCTGGGATGCGGGGGTTGATGGCGAAGCCGGATGGCTCGATTATCGAAACGCCGATTACCGCTAACTTCAGGGAAGGTTTGGACGTATTGCAATACTTTATTTCCACGCACGGTGCGCGTAAAGGCCTGGCCGACACCGCATTGAAAACTGCTAACTCCGGTTATTTGACCAGACGTTTAGTGGATGTGGCGCAGGATTTGGTTATTTCTGAAGATGATTGCGGCACCGAGAATGGCTTGACGTTGATGCCGATCATTGAGGGCGGTGATGTTGTCGAACCGTTGTCCGAACGAGTCTTGGGACGGGTCAATGCGCTGGATGTCACCGATCAATCCGGAGAAAAAGTACTGATTCCGGCCGGCACGATGATTGATGAGCACCTGGTTATGGTGCTGGAACAAAACGGTATCGATCAGTTGCTGGTGCGCTCGATCATCACTTGTGAAAGTCGTTATGGCGTGTGTTCTAAGTGTTACGGTCGAGATTTAGGCCGTGGCCATTTGGTCAATATCGGTGAGGCGGTCGGCGTCGTCGCGGCGCAATCGATTGGCGAGCCGGGCACGCAGTTAACGATGCGGACCTTCCATATTGGTGGTGCAGCGTCACGGTCGGCGGCGATCAGCAATGTACAGGTCAAGTCGGCTGGTATCGTTAAGCTGAGCAACCTGAAAACGGTTAAGAACCGTGAAGGTAACTTGGTGGCGGTATCGAGATCGGGCGAAGTCGGCATCGTCGATGATTACGGCAGGGAAAGAGAGCGCTATAAGATTCCTTATGGTGCGGTGCTGTCGGTCGAGGATGGTAGCGAAGTTAAGGGCGGCGATATAGTCGTCAACTGGGATCCGCATACTCATCCGGTCATCACCGAGGTTAACGGCTTTATCCAGCTGAAAGAGTTTATCGATGGCCTGAGTGTTCAAGAGCAATCGGATGAGGTAACTGGCTTGACCTCGCGCGTGGTGATCGATCCTAAACAGCGTAGTGCGGCTGGTAAGGAATTGCGGCCGATGGTAAGATTGGTCGATGAGCATGGCGAGTTGATCAACCTGCCGGGAACCGATATTCCGGCGCAATACTTCTTGCCGACCGGCGCGATCGCCAGTATCAAAGATGGCGGTGAAGTGATGGTCGGTGATGTCTTGGCTAGGATTCCTCAGGAATCCAGTAAAACCCGTGATATTACCGGGGGTCTGCCGCGTGTCGCCGACTTGTTCGAGGCTCGTAAAACCAAAGACCCTGCGATCTTGGCGGAAGCGACCGGTATGGTTTCTTTCGGTAAAGAGACCAAGGGTAAGCAGCGTATTATTATTACCGACTCCGAAGGCGAGCAACATGAAACGCTGATACCTAAATGGCGCCATATTACCGTGTTCGAAGGGGAATTTGTCGATAAAGGTGAAACGATTGCCGAAGGTGAGTTAACGCCGCATGATATTCTGCGTCTCAGAGGCATCGAAGATTTGGCCAATTACCTGGTTAAAGAGATCCAGGATGTTTACCGTCTGCAAGGGGTGAAAATCAATGATAAGCATATTGAGGCGATTATTCGTCAAATGCTGAGAAAAGTTGAAATTACCGCTTCCGGTGAAACCGACTTCGTCAAGGGCGAGCAAGTTGAGCGCACATTGGTCAATGCGATCAATATGCAGATGGAAAAAGAAGGAAAAATACCGGCGAGCTTTGAATCATTGCTGTTGGGCATCACCAAGGCATCGTTGGCTACGGAATCCTTCATTTCTGCAGCATCGTTCCAAGAAACGACACGGGTGTTGACGGATGCGGCAGTTAGAGGGATTAACGACGGTCTGAATGGGCTGAAGGAAAATGTCATCGTAGGGAGATTGATTCCTGCCGGGACCGGTTTGGCCTACCACGAGCAGCGCCGTAAAAAACGACAAGCCGAGATGGTCCCTGAGGTTGAGCCTCCAGTGCAAGCGGTCGATACCGATGAAGTCGAAGAAGCATTAAAACAGGCATTAAATACTGAATAA